One Ricinus communis isolate WT05 ecotype wild-type chromosome 1, ASM1957865v1, whole genome shotgun sequence DNA window includes the following coding sequences:
- the LOC8269545 gene encoding uncharacterized protein LOC8269545 isoform X4 translates to MASRFQAAPLVASPLYPNAIAWSDENLIAVACGHLVTILNPALPFGPRGLITIPISEPYPIGLVKREDLLTGCLLPTALSRDRRPCVRSISWSPLGMASNAGCLLAVCTTEGRVKLYRPPFSDFCAEWIEVIDLSDRLYNYLANTNFEESEIPESEFSHEQTELGCIDDHANVFPNSITRKEYNRRRGVAPNGINKDSETSNREKIHAGCSSHANMSGEQLPKVIDSKSDKRKKKKPESCSLPQITADQYASRSAMLSSVVVAWSPLLCLSSKISLVSQNDSPRRFSLIAVGGKSGNISLWRIDAPQSYSIEHGWLPTSVMLVGLLQAHNSWVTAVNFAFLGSNTNPQVLLASGCSDGSVKIWLGSGEILLDSSESNKTPFFLLKEVIPSDFVPVSVLSIKIPVQAVEKMLLAVGKGSGSFDVWTCDISGCEFSKCGSNDAHDYVVTGLAWAFEGCLYSCGQLPDVFLSCLGLAISPGNLVVAMVRNLDVEQLDHMYEARAQKAIVEFFWIGGQQWDPLSKTSLELASESVFGFSEKELVYWESSILWSLKKIEDLQKPLVMWDIIAALLAFKKFIPKYADHILARYLSMTFLGSHINLSINEILMRISDNLAKVASRLLHLLNIICRCLVLSDLKSDEINSKVELEEPTSTAEEQQSLWMELLFKSEKELRERLVGLSLSACSTESFSRPGNWHPVGSAQMVQWVELNRDHIKDQLKFLASEVQKNKRRLSSIEYEVEEQCSYCSASAPFTSAEVAFCQGSESSDKDVQNHKLARCTVSMQVCPATPLWSCKCCTRQISKLAPETLFTMSEYPEDFKPLMESCKLAEMSKPLCPFCGILLQRLQPDFLLSASPV, encoded by the exons ATGGCTTCGCGATTTCAAGCTGCTCCACTGGTGGCTTCGCCCTTGTACCCTAACGCCATAGCCTGGTCCGACGAGAACCTTATCGCTGTTGCCTGCGGTCACCTTGTCACCATTCTA aatccAGCATTGCCTTTTGGACCGCGAGGCTTGATCACAATTCCAATAAGTGAACCTTATCCAATTGGTTTGGTGAAAAGAGAAG ATTTGCTTACTGGGTGTTTGCTTCCCACTGCTTTATCTCGGGACCGGCGTCCATGTGTTCGTTCAATTTCATGGTCTCCTTTGGGAATGGCGTCTAACGCTGG GTGCTTACTTGCGGTTTGCACCACTGAAGGGCGTGTCAAGCTTTATCGACCTCCATTTAGTGATTTTTGTGCTGAGTGGATAGAG GTTATAGATTTATCAGATAGGCTTTATAATTATCTTGCAAATACCAATTTTGAGGAATCAGAAATTCCTGAGTCAGAATTTTCTCAT gAGCAAACAGAGCTAGGATGCATTGATGATCATGCAAATGTTTTTCCAAACTCTATTACTAGAAAGGAATATAACCGAAGACGAGGTGTTGCCCCCAATGGcat CAATAAGGACTCTGAAACTAGCAACCGTGAGAAGATTCATGCTGGATGTAGCTCTCATGCTAACATGAGCGGAGAGCAGTTGCCTAAG GTTATTGATTCAAAATCTGacaagaggaaaaagaaaaaaccagaAAGTTGCTCACTTCCACAGATAACTGCAGATCAATATGCTTCTCGCAGTGCAATGTTGTCATCGGTTGTTGTTGCTTGGTCGCCACTGTTGTGCTTGTCATCTAAAATCAGTTTGGTTTCTCAAAATGATTCACCTCGCAGATTCTCTTTAATTGCAGTTGGAGGGAAGTCTGGTAATATCTCATTATGGAGAATTGATGCACCACAAAGCTACTCTATTGAGCACGGTTGGCTCCCTACCAGTGTGATGCTTGTTGGGCTTTTGCAGGCACACAATTCATGGGTCACTGCAGTTAATTTTGCTTTCCTTGGATCTAATACTAATCCTCAGGTTTTATTGGCTAGTGGGTGTTCTGATGGGAG TGTGAAGATCTGGTTGGGCAGTGGTGAGATACTTCTGGATTCATCAGAATCTAATAAAACTCCATTTTTTCTATTGAAGGAG GTTATCCCTAGCGATTTCGTCCCAGTTTCAGTACTTTCCATAAAAATACCTGTTCAAGCAGTGGAAAAAATGCTATTAGCGGTTGGGAAAGGATCTGGTTCTTTTGACGTATGGACATGTGACATATCTGGTTGCGAATTTTCTAAATGCGGTTCAAATGATGCTCATGACTACGTT GTTACTGGTTTAGCTTGGGCTTTTGAAGGATGTTTGTACAGTTGTGGCCAG CTTCCAGATGTGTTCCTTTCATGCCTAGGTTTGGCAATATCTCCTGGAAATCTTGTTGTTGCTATg GTTCGTAATCTTGATGTTGAGCAATTGGATCATATGTATGAGGCAAG AGCACAAAAGGCTATTGTTGAGTTCTTCTGGATTGGTGGGCAGCAATGGGATCCATTGTCCAAGACATCCCTAGAACTGGCCAGTGAATctgtttttggtttttctgaAAAGGAATTGGTTTATTGGGAATCCAGTATTCTATGGTctttgaaaaaaattgaagatttGCAAAAGCCCCTAGTTATGTGGGATATCATAGCGGCATTATTAGCATTCAAGAAGTTTATACCGAAGTATGCGGACCATATATTGGCTAGATATCTCTCTATGACATTTTTGGGTTCTCATATAAACCTTTCCATTAATGAGATTTTGATGCGGATCTCTGATAATTTAGCAAAAGTTGCTTCTCGCCTATTGCACCTCCTGAATATTATCTGCCGGTGCTTGGTACTATCAGACTTGAAATCTGATGAAATTAACAGTAAAGTAGAATTAGAAGAACCAACTAGTACGGCAGAGGAGCAACAATCTTTGTGGATGGAGCTACTTTttaaaagtgaaaaagaaCTTCGCGAAAGACTTGTTGGTTTGAGTCTTTCTGCTTGCTCTACTGAAAGTTTTTCTCGGCCTGGAAATTGGCATCCTGTTGGATCTGCACAAATGGTGCAGTGGGTTGAACTTAATCGTGATCATATCAAGGATCAACTGAAATTCCTTGCATCAGAGGTTCAAAAGAACAAAAGGAG GCTCTCATCCATTGAATATGAAGTTGAGGAACAATGTAGCTATTGCTCAGCATCAGCTCCTTTTACTTCTGCAGAGGTTGCATTTTGCCAGGGTTCGGAGAGCAGTGACAAAGATGTGCAGAACCACAAATTGGCACGGTGTACCGTTTCTATGCAGGTTTGCCCAGCTACACCATTATGGTCTTGCAAGTGCTGTACCAGACAGATTTCCAAACTGGCACCAGAGACTCTTTTTACAATGTCTGAATATCCTGAAGATTTCAAACCCTTGATGGAATCTTGTAAATTAGCAGAAATGTCAAAACCATTGTGTCCCTTCTGCGGCATACTGCTTCAGAGATTGCAGCCAGACTTTCTACTTTCAGCATCCCCAGTGTAA
- the LOC8269545 gene encoding uncharacterized protein LOC8269545 isoform X2: MASRFQAAPLVASPLYPNAIAWSDENLIAVACGHLVTILNPALPFGPRGLITIPISEPYPIGLVKREDLLTGCLLPTALSRDRRPCVRSISWSPLGMASNAGCLLAVCTTEGRVKLYRPPFSDFCAEWIEVIDLSDRLYNYLANTNFEESEIPESEFSHEQTELGCIDDHANVFPNSITRKEYNRRRGVAPNGINKDSETSNREKIHAGCSSHANMSGEQLPKVIDSKSDKRKKKKPESCSLPQITADQYASRSAMLSSVVVAWSPLLCLSSKISLVSQNDSPRRFSLIAVGGKSGNISLWRIDAPQSYSIEHGWLPTSVMLVGLLQAHNSWVTAVNFAFLGSNTNPQVLLASGCSDGSVKIWLGSGEILLDSSESNKTPFFLLKEVIPSDFVPVSVLSIKIPVQAVEKMLLAVGKGSGSFDVWTCDISGCEFSKCGSNDAHDYVVTGLAWAFEGCLYSCGQDNYVHCWLLRGNALCEVPFPSNTPSLSLTDLPDVFLSCLGLAISPGNLVVAMVRNLDVEQLDHMYEARAQKAIVEFFWIGGQQWDPLSKTSLELASESVFGFSEKELVYWESSILWSLKKIEDLQKPLVMWDIIAALLAFKKFIPKYADHILARYLSMTFLGSHINLSINEILMRISDNLAKVASRLLHLLNIICRCLVLSDLKSDEINSKVELEEPTSTAEEQQSLWMELLFKSEKELRERLVGLSLSACSTESFSRPGNWHPVGSAQMVQWVELNRDHIKDQLKFLASEVQKNKRRLSSIEYEVEEQCSYCSASAPFTSAEVAFCQGSESSDKDVQNHKLARCTVSMQVCPATPLWSCKCCTRQISKLAPETLFTMSEYPEDFKPLMESCKLAEMSKPLCPFCGILLQRLQPDFLLSASPV, translated from the exons ATGGCTTCGCGATTTCAAGCTGCTCCACTGGTGGCTTCGCCCTTGTACCCTAACGCCATAGCCTGGTCCGACGAGAACCTTATCGCTGTTGCCTGCGGTCACCTTGTCACCATTCTA aatccAGCATTGCCTTTTGGACCGCGAGGCTTGATCACAATTCCAATAAGTGAACCTTATCCAATTGGTTTGGTGAAAAGAGAAG ATTTGCTTACTGGGTGTTTGCTTCCCACTGCTTTATCTCGGGACCGGCGTCCATGTGTTCGTTCAATTTCATGGTCTCCTTTGGGAATGGCGTCTAACGCTGG GTGCTTACTTGCGGTTTGCACCACTGAAGGGCGTGTCAAGCTTTATCGACCTCCATTTAGTGATTTTTGTGCTGAGTGGATAGAG GTTATAGATTTATCAGATAGGCTTTATAATTATCTTGCAAATACCAATTTTGAGGAATCAGAAATTCCTGAGTCAGAATTTTCTCAT gAGCAAACAGAGCTAGGATGCATTGATGATCATGCAAATGTTTTTCCAAACTCTATTACTAGAAAGGAATATAACCGAAGACGAGGTGTTGCCCCCAATGGcat CAATAAGGACTCTGAAACTAGCAACCGTGAGAAGATTCATGCTGGATGTAGCTCTCATGCTAACATGAGCGGAGAGCAGTTGCCTAAG GTTATTGATTCAAAATCTGacaagaggaaaaagaaaaaaccagaAAGTTGCTCACTTCCACAGATAACTGCAGATCAATATGCTTCTCGCAGTGCAATGTTGTCATCGGTTGTTGTTGCTTGGTCGCCACTGTTGTGCTTGTCATCTAAAATCAGTTTGGTTTCTCAAAATGATTCACCTCGCAGATTCTCTTTAATTGCAGTTGGAGGGAAGTCTGGTAATATCTCATTATGGAGAATTGATGCACCACAAAGCTACTCTATTGAGCACGGTTGGCTCCCTACCAGTGTGATGCTTGTTGGGCTTTTGCAGGCACACAATTCATGGGTCACTGCAGTTAATTTTGCTTTCCTTGGATCTAATACTAATCCTCAGGTTTTATTGGCTAGTGGGTGTTCTGATGGGAG TGTGAAGATCTGGTTGGGCAGTGGTGAGATACTTCTGGATTCATCAGAATCTAATAAAACTCCATTTTTTCTATTGAAGGAG GTTATCCCTAGCGATTTCGTCCCAGTTTCAGTACTTTCCATAAAAATACCTGTTCAAGCAGTGGAAAAAATGCTATTAGCGGTTGGGAAAGGATCTGGTTCTTTTGACGTATGGACATGTGACATATCTGGTTGCGAATTTTCTAAATGCGGTTCAAATGATGCTCATGACTACGTT GTTACTGGTTTAGCTTGGGCTTTTGAAGGATGTTTGTACAGTTGTGGCCAG GATAACTATGTACATTGCTGGCTGTTGCGTGGGAATGCTCTTTGTGAAGTACCATTTCCTTCAAATACTCCTAGTTTAAGCTTGACTGAT CTTCCAGATGTGTTCCTTTCATGCCTAGGTTTGGCAATATCTCCTGGAAATCTTGTTGTTGCTATg GTTCGTAATCTTGATGTTGAGCAATTGGATCATATGTATGAGGCAAG AGCACAAAAGGCTATTGTTGAGTTCTTCTGGATTGGTGGGCAGCAATGGGATCCATTGTCCAAGACATCCCTAGAACTGGCCAGTGAATctgtttttggtttttctgaAAAGGAATTGGTTTATTGGGAATCCAGTATTCTATGGTctttgaaaaaaattgaagatttGCAAAAGCCCCTAGTTATGTGGGATATCATAGCGGCATTATTAGCATTCAAGAAGTTTATACCGAAGTATGCGGACCATATATTGGCTAGATATCTCTCTATGACATTTTTGGGTTCTCATATAAACCTTTCCATTAATGAGATTTTGATGCGGATCTCTGATAATTTAGCAAAAGTTGCTTCTCGCCTATTGCACCTCCTGAATATTATCTGCCGGTGCTTGGTACTATCAGACTTGAAATCTGATGAAATTAACAGTAAAGTAGAATTAGAAGAACCAACTAGTACGGCAGAGGAGCAACAATCTTTGTGGATGGAGCTACTTTttaaaagtgaaaaagaaCTTCGCGAAAGACTTGTTGGTTTGAGTCTTTCTGCTTGCTCTACTGAAAGTTTTTCTCGGCCTGGAAATTGGCATCCTGTTGGATCTGCACAAATGGTGCAGTGGGTTGAACTTAATCGTGATCATATCAAGGATCAACTGAAATTCCTTGCATCAGAGGTTCAAAAGAACAAAAGGAG GCTCTCATCCATTGAATATGAAGTTGAGGAACAATGTAGCTATTGCTCAGCATCAGCTCCTTTTACTTCTGCAGAGGTTGCATTTTGCCAGGGTTCGGAGAGCAGTGACAAAGATGTGCAGAACCACAAATTGGCACGGTGTACCGTTTCTATGCAGGTTTGCCCAGCTACACCATTATGGTCTTGCAAGTGCTGTACCAGACAGATTTCCAAACTGGCACCAGAGACTCTTTTTACAATGTCTGAATATCCTGAAGATTTCAAACCCTTGATGGAATCTTGTAAATTAGCAGAAATGTCAAAACCATTGTGTCCCTTCTGCGGCATACTGCTTCAGAGATTGCAGCCAGACTTTCTACTTTCAGCATCCCCAGTGTAA